TCTTTTAAAGAGCTCAAAAATTTCCTCTGCCCCGGCAGCAATCCCACAGCTTCCCATCCCGATGATTGCTTTCATTTGTAATCTTTTAATATTTTTTCTATATCCTTAGTCTTAAGCCTTCCATAGACCTTTTTGTCGATCATTATACAAGGAGCAAGGCTGCAACACCCAAGACAGGCAACCTTGTCTAATGAAAATAAACCATCTTTTGTTGTTTCTTTCTCTTTTATCTTAAGCAATTCCTCTAATGCACTTGATATTTTTTCTGCCCCACTTACAAAGCAGGCCGTTCCATGGCAGGCTTTGATAAGATGCCTTCCTTGTGGAATAAATCTAAAGTGTGAATAAAAGGTTGCTATACCAAATATCTCAGCGGGGAATATTTTTGTCTTTTCTGCAATTATTTTTAATACC
The nucleotide sequence above comes from bacterium. Encoded proteins:
- the nuoE gene encoding NADH-quinone oxidoreductase subunit NuoE, whose protein sequence is MNFLERLLEKYKERGELIKLLQEIQDSYGYLPIEVLKIIAEKTKIFPAEIFGIATFYSHFRFIPQGRHLIKACHGTACFVSGAEKISSALEELLKIKEKETTKDGLFSLDKVACLGCCSLAPCIMIDKKVYGRLKTKDIEKILKDYK